In a single window of the Vitis vinifera cultivar Pinot Noir 40024 chromosome 6, ASM3070453v1 genome:
- the LOC100254721 gene encoding pentatricopeptide repeat-containing protein CRR2, chloroplastic, giving the protein MPAHKHIPSFATLLDSCASKRDLQKLKQIHARIITVGISRHDFIRAKLVASYASCAQMSQASYIFSLTNRRPTFLYNSLIRGYSSLFLFSQSLSIFCQMLFAHKPIDCYTLPAVLKSCSGLSALRLGRQVHCAVVANGLASDLATINALISMYSKCGDLAAARKVFDRMTERNLVTWSAMMAGYGVHGVFGEVFELFDGMVDAGEVPDGVTFTAVLAACSHGGFMENGRKYFGMMEERFGVRPRLEHYTCMVDMLGRAGRVEEAEELIEGMEVEPDEALWGALLASCKIHGKVEVAERVAEKVYGRRLNEASL; this is encoded by the coding sequence ATGCCCGCACACAAGCACATACCCTCATTCGCAACTCTCCTCGACTCTTGCGCATCTAAAAGAGACTTACAAAAACTCAAACAAATTCACGCCCGAATCATAACTGTCGGAATTTCTCGCCACGACTTCATTCGAGCCAAGCTCGTCGCCTCCTACGCCTCATGTGCCCAAATGTCCCAGGCCTCTTACATCTTCTCCCTCACCAATCGTCGCCCCACCTTCCTCTATAACTCCCTCATTAGAGGTTACTCGTCTCTCTTCCTTTTCTCTCAATCCCTCTCCATTTTTTGCCAAATGCTTTTCGCCCACAAACCCATCGATTGCTACACTCTGCCTGCAGTCCTCAAGTCTTGCTCTGGCTTGTCGGCTCTGCGCCTCGGTCGGCAAGTTCATTGCGCCGTTGTGGCAAATGGGTTGGCCTCCGATTTGGCCACTATAAATGCTTTGATAAGTATGTACTCTAAGTGTGGTGATTTAGCGGCGGCTCGGAAGGTGTTTGATCGAATGACGGAGAGGAATTTGGTCACTTGGTCCGCGATGATGGCGGGGTATGGGGTGCATGGTGTGTTTGGTGAGGTTTTTGAGTTGTTTGATGGGATGGTGGATGCGGGTGAGGTGCCGGATGGGGTGACTTTTACGGCAGTTTTGGCAGCTTGTAGTCATGGGGGTTTCATGGAGAATGGAAGGAAATATTTTGGGATGATGGAGGAAAGGTTTGGGGTGAGGCCTCGGCTCGAACATTACACATGTATGGTGGATATGTTGGGAAGGGCAGGGCGGGTTGAGGAGGCTGAGGAGTTGATTGAGGGGATGGAGGTGGAGCCTGATGAGGCCTTGTGGGGTGCTTTGTTGGCTTCATGTAAGATTCATGGAAAAGTGGAGGTAGCAGAACGTGTAGCCGAGAAGGTCTATGGGAGGAGACTGAATGAAGCATCTTTGTAA